A window of Actinomadura viridis genomic DNA:
TCGGTGAGGACCTGGCCGAGGCGTTCCAGCGCCGGGTACGCCAGCCGCCGTGCCGCGAAGAGGGCGTCGGCCTCCGCCTGGTCGGTGGAGCGCGCGCTCCAGGTGGCCCCCGCGTCCTTGAAGCAGGCGGCCATCGCCTCGGCCTCGGCCTCGCCCGTCTCCCCGGGGGTGTCGGTACGGCCGAGGAGGAGGACCTCCGCGTCGGCCGACAGGCCCATGTTCTTCCACCGGTCGACCGCCTCCAGGCAGTAGCGGTCGATCAGCTCCAGGGCGCTGGGCACGATCCCGGCGGCGGTGACGGCGCTGACGGCCTCCCCCGCGGCGCGGAGGCCGTCGAAGCCGCCGACGACGGTGCGCTCGGGCGGGCGGGCGCCGCGCAGCCGCACGGTGATCTCGGTGATGACGCCGAGGGTGCCCTCCGAGCCGACCATCAGCCCGCACAGGTCGTATCCGACCACGCCCTTGGCGGTGCGGCGCCCGAGGCGGACGGCCTCGCCGCGCCCGACGACCGCCTCGACGGCCAGCACGTAGTCGCGGGTGACGCCGTACTTCACGCAGCAGACGCCACCGGCGTCGGTGGCCACGTTGCCGCCGATGGTGGACCAGGGGGAACTGGCCGGGTCGGGCGGGTACCACAGGCCGTGCCCGGCGCAGGCGGCGCGCAGGTCGTCGTTGACCACGCCCGGCTGCACCACCGCGAGCCGTTCGGCGGGGTCGATCTCGACGATCCGGTCCATCCGCTCCAGGGACAGCAGCACGCATCCGTCGAGCGCGTTGGCCCCGCCCGACAGCCCGGTCCCGGCGCCGCGGGGGACGATCGGCACGCCCCGCGCGGCGCAGAACTCCACCAGCGCCCGCACGTCCTCGGCGGACCCGGCGCGGACCAGTGCCGCCGCGGTGCCGTACGGCGCCCACAGCGCCTGGTCGCGGGCGTACGCGGAGACCACGCCGGGGTCGGTGACGACGCGTTCCGCGGGGATGAGGCGCCGGAGGTCGTCCGCCAGGGCTGTCATGCTCCCAAGAAACCATGGCGGGGCCCGGCGGGCGAACCGGATCGGGGCGTCAGGCGGCTTCGGCCTCGAGCAGGCGGGTGACCTCGGCGCGGACGGAGGCGAGATCGACGCCCTCCGCGCCGAGCACCCGTGCCGCCTCGGAGCCGCCGTCGTGGAGGACGCCGAGCAGGATGTGGCCGGTGCCCAGCCGCTGGTGCTTGAGCCGGACGGCGTGCCGAAGGCTCAGCTCCAGCGCCTTCTTGGACTCGGCGGTGAACGGGATGTGCCCCTTGCGGAAGCGGCCGGCCGGGGCGTCGAGCGCGCCCTCGCCGAAGCTGTCCTCGGCGGCCCGCCGCACGGCGTCCAGGTCGATGCCGAGGGTGCGGAGCGCGTCGGCGTCCAGGTCGCCGGTGCCCGAGCGGCGCGCGACGGTCGCGCGCAGCGGGCCGGCCCTCAGTCCCTGGCCGCGCAGGGCCTCGGCCGCGGGGCCCTCGCCGTCGAGCAGGGCGAGCAGGAGGTGCTCGGTGCCGATGGTGCGGGAGGACAGCGCGCGCGCCTCCTGCTGGGCCCCGATCACCGCGCCGCGGGCCTCCTTGGTGAACCGCTCGAACATCACCGCTCCTTCTTGAGAATGCGGCCGCCGCCGCCGTGCTTCTTGTGGACGGCCTGCCGGCTGACGCCGAGGCAGACCGCGATCTCCTGCCAGGACCAGCCCCGCTCGCGCGCGCTCGCGACCTGGAGGGCCTCCAGCCGTTCGGCCAGCTCGCGCAGAGCGCGGACGGCCCGCAGGCCGATCGCGGGGTCCCGGCTGCCCGCCGCCTCGGCGAGCTTCACTCCGTCGTCCATGCTGTCAATATAGGTTGACAGCCTCCGGGTGTCAACCTTGGTTGACGAGGGTTCAGGCCGGGCTGAGCAGCGTGGTGAGCAGGTCGTCCAGGTTGATGAGCCCGGCGATCCGGCCGTCGGCCTGCTCGACCAGGCCGAGATGGCTGTGGTGGGCGCGCAGGGTCGTCACCGCCTCGGCCACCGGAGTGCCGGCCCGCAGGACGGGAACCGGGTGCGCCAGGTCGCGGGCCGGGGTGCGGCGCCCGCGCGCCCGCGCCAGGTAGGCGTCCCGGACGTGCACCATCCGCGGCGGCTCTCCCGCCCCGGCGCCGCGCAGCATCAGGCGCAGAAGGCCGCTCCGGGCCGCCGTCTCGATGATCTCCCGGGGGGTGGCCGAGGGGGCGACGGCGACGATGTCGGCGACCGGGACGACCAGCCCCGCCAGCGGCGTCCGCGGCGCGTCCAGCGCGGCGGTGAGCAGGTGCAGGTCGGTCTCCCCGATCAGGCCGAGCCGCCGCGACTCCAGCGCCAGGCTGCGCAGCTGCTCGGGCGTGCGCGACACGCTCATCGCGTCGCGCGGCGGGACGCCCAGCGCCCGCAGCAGCAGGTTCGTGGTGGCGTTCAGCGCGGCCAGCACCGGGCGGACCGCTCCGGCGAACGCCCGGAACGGCACCGCCAGGAGCATCGCGGACCGCTCCGGCCGGATGATCGCCCACGACTTGGGCACCATCTCGCCGACCACCATGTGCAGGAAGGTCACCACCCCCAGCGCCAGCACGAACGCGACCGCGTGCGCGGCGCCGCCGGGCAGGCCGGCGTCGCGGAACAGCGGGGCCAGGGTCTCGGCGATCAGCGGCTCGGACACCAGGCCCAGTCCCAGCGAGCACATGGTGATGCCGAGCTGGGCGCCCGCCAGCATCAGCGACAGCTCGCCGATCCCCGCCACCGCCGACGCGGCCGTGCGGCTGCCCCGTGCCGCCGCGCGTTCCAGCCGCGGGCGCTTGGCCGCCACCAGCGCGAACTCGGAGGCGACGAAGAAGCCGTTGGCCGCCAGCAGCGCGAGCGTGACCGGCACTCCGGCCGAGAGGTTCACCGCTCCTCCTCGCCGCCGGACCGGGCGGTCCGGCGCCCGCCCCGCCCCGCGCTCCGTCCCGCTCCCTGCCCGGCCCCCGGGGCGGCGACCCGGATCCGGATCAGCTCCGGGACGTGGCGGTGCACCGACAGCACCTCCACCACGGCCCGGCGCGCCGGCTCGCCGAGCCGCCGCGGGGGCAGGTCCACCGCGACCACGTCGCCGGGCTCGGCGACCCGGCCGAGCCGTTCGAGCAGCAGCCCCGCGACGGTCTCGTAGTCGCCCTCGGGCAGGCCGATCCCGGTCTCGTGCTCGACCTCGTCCACGCGCAGCCCGGCGTCGGTCGTCCACCACTCGCCGCGGCGGACGGCAAGGTCCTCGCCCACCTCGTTCTCGTCGGCGATCTCCCCGACCAGCTCCTCGGCCACGTCCTCCCAGGTGATCAGGCCCGCGAAACCGCCGTACTCGTCCACCACGCAGGCCAGGGACCCCTCCTCGCCGCGCAGCCGGGCGACCACCTCGGGCAGCGGCAGCGTGGCCGGAAGCAGCGGCGCCGGCCGGGCCAGCTCGCCCACCGGGGTCCGGTCGGCCCTCCCGGGATCCAGCCGGACCAGCTCCTCCAGCCCGACCACCCCGATGACGTCGTCCACGCCGGTGCCGACCACCGGGTAGCGGGTGTGCCCGTGCGCGGTGATGACCTCGCTCATCCGGCCGGCCGGGGTGGTGGCCGGGACGGTGACCACGTCCACCCGCGGCACCATGACCTCCTCGGCCGTACGGTCGGAGAACACCAGCGCGCGCTCCAGCAGGTCCGCGTGGCCCGCCTGCAGCTCCTCGCCGGACTCGCCGATGATGTGGCCCAGCTCCTCCAGCGTCGCGCCGTGGTGCAGCTCCTCCACCGGCTCGATCCCGGCCGCCCGCAGCAGGCGGTTGGCCGAGGCGTCGAACAGCCGGATCAGCGGCCCGGCCACCGTGAGGTAGACCAGGGTGGACGGCGCCAGCGCCCGGGCCAGCGGCTCCGGCCGGGCCAGCGCCAGGTTCTTGGGGAGCAGCTCGCCCAGCACCATCTGGATGATCGTGGCCAGCACGAACCCGGCCGCCAGCGCGATCCCGCCGGTCGCCGCGGCCGGCACCCCGAGCGCCCGCAGCACCGGGGCGATCAGGTCGGCCAGCGCCGGCTTGGCGATGAACCCGACGACCAGGGCGGTCACGGTGATGCCGAGCTGGGCGCCCGACAGCATGAACGACACCCGCTCCATCACCCGGATCGCCCGCGCGGCGTTCCGGTCGCCCTCCCCGGCCCGCCGGCGCAGCTCCGGCCGGTCCGCGGTGACGAACGCGAACTCCTGCGCGACGAACCATCCGGTCGCCGCGGTCAGCACGAGGACGGCCAGCAGGCCCAGCGCGACGTTCACCCGGCCACGACGCTCCCTCCGCGCGCCCTCGGCGCGCGCGTACGGCTACGCTGCCATCCTTTCCCCTTTCAAGATCTTTTTCACCCCTCGGGGCGGCGACCGGCGCGGACGGCCGGAGCGGGCCGGGAACGCGCTCGCGTCCCCGCCTCCGCGGGGTTATCGGGTGCCGTGCGGTGGAATGAACCCTGCGCGTGAGCCGTGATCCACGAGTGCGAGGGGGCAACGATGCCCAGACCGTTCGCGTCGTCCGCCGATCTGGACGAGAAGGAGCGGACGCTGGAGGTCCTCGCCGACGGGGTGTACGCGCTCACCGCCGAGGGGGACCCGAACGTCGGCGCCGTCGAGGGCGAGGACTTCCTGGTCTGCTTCGAGGCCCTGGCCACCCCCGCCGCCGCGCGCGACTGGCTGGCGGTGCTGCGGGAGCACACCGACAAGCCCGTCCGGTACCTGGTGCTGTCGCACTACCACGCCGTCCGCACGCTGGGGGCGAGCGCGTTCGGCGCCGCCACGATCATCGCCCACGACCGCACCCGCGCGCTGATCGCCGAGCGCGGCCGGCAGGACTGGGAGTCGGAGTACGCGCGGATGCCCCGGCTGTTCAAGGACCCCGCGGGCATCCCCGGGCTCACCTGGCCGACGGTGACCTTCTCCGGCACCCTCACCATCGACCTCGGCGGCGACCGCGGCGATCTCGACCTGGCGTACTGCGGGCGCGGCCACACCGAGGGCGACATCGTGGCCTGGCTGCCCCGGCGGCACATCCTGTTCGCCGGCGACCTCGTGGAGACCCAGGCCGCCCTCTACACCGGCGACGCCTTCCACCGCGAGTGGGCCGCCGGCACCCTCGACCACGTCGCCTCGTTCGGGGCCCGCACGCTGGTCGGCGGGCGCGGCGCCGTCGCGCACGGCCGGGAGGCGGTACGGGACGCCATCGCGCAGACCCGCGAGTTCCTGGAGGTGATGATCGCCGAGGTGAGCCGGGTCCGGGAGCGCGGCGGCACCCTCAAGGACGCCTTCGACGCCGTCCACACCGAGCTCGCGCCGCGCTACGGCCGGTGGCCGATCTTCGAACACTGCCTGCCGTTCGACGTCGCCCGGCTCTGGGACGAGCTGGAGGGCGTCGAACGTCCCCGGATCTGGACGGCCGAACGCGACCGCGAGGTCTGGGCCGAACTCCAGGACTGAGGCGGTGACCGCCGGGGACGGAGGGGCGCGATGGATCCCGTGGTGGTGATCGGCG
This region includes:
- a CDS encoding FAD-binding oxidoreductase — its product is MTALADDLRRLIPAERVVTDPGVVSAYARDQALWAPYGTAAALVRAGSAEDVRALVEFCAARGVPIVPRGAGTGLSGGANALDGCVLLSLERMDRIVEIDPAERLAVVQPGVVNDDLRAACAGHGLWYPPDPASSPWSTIGGNVATDAGGVCCVKYGVTRDYVLAVEAVVGRGEAVRLGRRTAKGVVGYDLCGLMVGSEGTLGVITEITVRLRGARPPERTVVGGFDGLRAAGEAVSAVTAAGIVPSALELIDRYCLEAVDRWKNMGLSADAEVLLLGRTDTPGETGEAEAEAMAACFKDAGATWSARSTDQAEADALFAARRLAYPALERLGQVLTEDVCVPRALVPEMLARIQRAARAHDTHIANIAHAGDGNLHPLIITRPGDGAARDRAHRAFDQIIDDALALGGTVTGEHGVGLLKRRGLHAELDPAVVALHHAVKNALDPAGIFNPGKVFGDPAA
- a CDS encoding Clp protease N-terminal domain-containing protein, which codes for MFERFTKEARGAVIGAQQEARALSSRTIGTEHLLLALLDGEGPAAEALRGQGLRAGPLRATVARRSGTGDLDADALRTLGIDLDAVRRAAEDSFGEGALDAPAGRFRKGHIPFTAESKKALELSLRHAVRLKHQRLGTGHILLGVLHDGGSEAARVLGAEGVDLASVRAEVTRLLEAEAA
- a CDS encoding helix-turn-helix domain-containing protein, whose amino-acid sequence is MDDGVKLAEAAGSRDPAIGLRAVRALRELAERLEALQVASARERGWSWQEIAVCLGVSRQAVHKKHGGGGRILKKER
- a CDS encoding hemolysin family protein, with the translated sequence MNLSAGVPVTLALLAANGFFVASEFALVAAKRPRLERAAARGSRTAASAVAGIGELSLMLAGAQLGITMCSLGLGLVSEPLIAETLAPLFRDAGLPGGAAHAVAFVLALGVVTFLHMVVGEMVPKSWAIIRPERSAMLLAVPFRAFAGAVRPVLAALNATTNLLLRALGVPPRDAMSVSRTPEQLRSLALESRRLGLIGETDLHLLTAALDAPRTPLAGLVVPVADIVAVAPSATPREIIETAARSGLLRLMLRGAGAGEPPRMVHVRDAYLARARGRRTPARDLAHPVPVLRAGTPVAEAVTTLRAHHSHLGLVEQADGRIAGLINLDDLLTTLLSPA
- a CDS encoding hemolysin family protein; translation: MNVALGLLAVLVLTAATGWFVAQEFAFVTADRPELRRRAGEGDRNAARAIRVMERVSFMLSGAQLGITVTALVVGFIAKPALADLIAPVLRALGVPAAATGGIALAAGFVLATIIQMVLGELLPKNLALARPEPLARALAPSTLVYLTVAGPLIRLFDASANRLLRAAGIEPVEELHHGATLEELGHIIGESGEELQAGHADLLERALVFSDRTAEEVMVPRVDVVTVPATTPAGRMSEVITAHGHTRYPVVGTGVDDVIGVVGLEELVRLDPGRADRTPVGELARPAPLLPATLPLPEVVARLRGEEGSLACVVDEYGGFAGLITWEDVAEELVGEIADENEVGEDLAVRRGEWWTTDAGLRVDEVEHETGIGLPEGDYETVAGLLLERLGRVAEPGDVVAVDLPPRRLGEPARRAVVEVLSVHRHVPELIRIRVAAPGAGQGAGRSAGRGGRRTARSGGEEER
- a CDS encoding MBL fold metallo-hydrolase, which produces MPRPFASSADLDEKERTLEVLADGVYALTAEGDPNVGAVEGEDFLVCFEALATPAAARDWLAVLREHTDKPVRYLVLSHYHAVRTLGASAFGAATIIAHDRTRALIAERGRQDWESEYARMPRLFKDPAGIPGLTWPTVTFSGTLTIDLGGDRGDLDLAYCGRGHTEGDIVAWLPRRHILFAGDLVETQAALYTGDAFHREWAAGTLDHVASFGARTLVGGRGAVAHGREAVRDAIAQTREFLEVMIAEVSRVRERGGTLKDAFDAVHTELAPRYGRWPIFEHCLPFDVARLWDELEGVERPRIWTAERDREVWAELQD